In Doryrhamphus excisus isolate RoL2022-K1 chromosome 7, RoL_Dexc_1.0, whole genome shotgun sequence, one genomic interval encodes:
- the LOC131132132 gene encoding ubiquitin carboxyl-terminal hydrolase 15-like isoform X2, whose translation MAEGGAADLETQRGEVAALMKTQLKKGDTWYLVDSQWFKQWKKYVGFDSWDKYQMGDQHVYPGPVDNAGLLRDRDVLAIKEHLIDELDYILVPTDGWNKLVSWYGLMEGQEPIARKVVEQGMFVKHCKVEVYLTELKLCEDSNMDNVITRRFSKADTIDLIEKEMRKLFSIPDEKETRLWNRYMSNTFEPLNKPDSTIQDAGLYQGQVLVIEQKNEDGTWPRGSDAPNVKNSTYSLPSYHSYSNSYDYSEQSRQSERPGLCGLSNLGNTCFMNSAVQCLSNIPPLTDYFLKDKYTSELNADNPLGMKGEIAKAYAELIKQLWSCKCSYVTPRPFKTQVGRFAPQFSGYQQQDSHELLAFLLDGLHEDLNRIRKKPYIQLKDANGRPDKVVAEEAWENHIKRNDSIIVDIFHGLFKSTLVCPVCAKVSVTFDPFCYLTLPLPMKKERTLEVYLVRLDPLAKPTQYKLTVPKVGSISDLCTSLSILSGLPAEKMIVTDIYSHRFHRIFATNDNLSSIMERDDIYVFELAVNRVEDTDHVVIPVHLREKYKQSGYNHTSTPLFGLPFLIAVPRTLSEDKLYNMLLIRLCRFVRSSVEEDEDDCEESQSTKPHTVNGNTTNGLLEEGSPSEMETDEQDDESSQDQELPSENDNSQSEDSVGGDNELENGMVAPQNSTKGQQTTTGHNRKRLFTFQLNNMGKTDFSLITDDTRQIRFDEGHLRLSDRSYLSLDWEPEMKKKYFDDTVVEDFDKHESMDYKPQKKAFFKLKDCIELFTTKEKLGAEDPWYCPNCKQHQQATKKLDLWSLPPVLVVHLKRFSYSRYMRDKLDSLVDFPLSNLDMSEFLINPNSGPCLYDLIAVSNHYGGMGGGHYTAYAKNTDDGKWYNFDDSSVSPASEDQIVSKAGYVLFYQRQDTVKGTGYFALDCEKEEDNEEEEEEEEEADDDDEEEENEERRSACSSSPAGAPAATAAQSEDPNENKCRKNDNEPEQEEEEVPSRDVTMSAN comes from the exons ATGGCGGAAGGAGGAGCGGCCGATCTGGAAACCCAGAGAGGAGAGGTCGCGGCACTAATGAAAACGCAACTAAAAAAGGGGGACACTTG GTACTTGGTAGACAGTCAGTGGTTCAAACAGTGGAAGAAATATGTGGGATTTGACAGCTGGGACAAATATCAAATGGGGGACCAGCATGTCTACCCTGGACCAGTTGATAACGCTGGTCTTCTCAGAG ATAGGGATGTTCTGGCTATCAAGGAACATCTCATTGATGAGCTGGACTACATCCTTGTGCCGACGGACGGCTGGAATAAGCTCGTCAGCTGGTATGGGCTGATGGAGGGCCAGGAGCCAATTGCGCGCAAG GTGGTCGAGCAAGGTATGTTTGTGAAGCACTGCAAGGTTGAGGTGTACCTGACCGAGCTAAAGCTATGCGAGGACAGCAACATGGACAATGTGATCACCAGGCGCTTTAGTAAAGCTGACACAATAG ATCTAATAGAGAAGGAGATGCGGAAACTGTTCAGCATCCCAGATGAAAAGGAAACCAGACTTTGGAATAGGTACATGAGCAACACGTTTGAGCCTCTCAACAAACCCGACAGCACCATCCAAGATGCTGGCCTCTATCAAGGACAG GTTCTCGTAATAGAGCAGAAGAATGAGGATGGCACATGGCCCCGAGGCTCAGACGCACCCAA TGTGAAGAATTCGACCTATAGCCTACCATCCTACCACTCCTACAGTAACAGCTATGACTACTCAGAGCAGAGTAGGCAAAGTGAGCGTCCGGGCCTGTGTGGACTGTCGAACCTGGGAAATACCTGCTTCATGAACTCTGCCGTGCAG TGTTTAAGTAATATCCCTCCCCTCACGGACTACTTCCTCAAAGACAAGTACACCAGTGAGCTGAATGCAGACAACCCACTGGGCATGAAGGGAGAGATTGCCAAAGCCTATGCTGAGCTTATCAAGCAGCTGTGGTCCTGCAAGTGCAGCTACGTTACCCCAAGGCCTTTCAAG ACACAGGTGGGCCGCTTCGCCCCTCAATTCTCAGGCTACCAGCAGCAAGACTCTCATGAACTGCTGGCTTTTCTTCTGGATGGTCTTCACGAGGACTTGAACCGGATTAGGAAGAAGCCTTACATACAGCTAAAAGATGCCAACGGCCGGCCTGATAAG GTGGTGGCAGAGGAAGCTTGGGAGAACCACATTAAGAGGAACGACTCCATAATTGTGGACATCTTTCATGGTCTGTTTAAGTCCACCTTGGTGTGTCCTGTGTGCGCCAAGGTCTCGGTGACTTTTGATCCTTTCTGCTACTTGACACTGCCTTTGCCCATGAAGAAGGAGCGCACACTGGAGGTTTATCTAGTCAGGTTGGACCCCCTGGCCAAACCCACACAG tacaaACTAACCGTGCCAAAGGTGGGCTCCATCTCTGACCTGTGTACCTCCCTCTCCATCCTGTCCGGGCTTCCTGCTGAGAAG ATGATTGTAACAGACATCTACAGCCACCGTTTTCATCGGATCTTCGCCACCAATGACAATCTCAGCAGCATCATGGAGAGAGATGACATCTACGT CTTTGAGTTAGCGGTGAATCGGGTGGAGGACACGGACCACGTCGTCATCCCTGTGCACCTGAGGGAAAAGTATAAACAGTCGGGATACAACCACACCAGCACGCCGCTGTTCGGATTGCCTTTCCTCATCGCCGTTCCCAGGACGCTCAGCGAGGACAAACTCTACAACATGCTGCTAATTCGCCTATG CCGATTTGTGAGATCGTCTGTcgaggaagatgaagatgacTGCGAAGAGAGTCAGTCCACCAAACCACACACTGTCAATGGCAACACTACTAATGGCCTCCTGGAGGAGGGGTCGCCAA GTGAGATGGAGACTGACGAGCAGGACGATGAGTCCAGTCAGGATCAAGAGCTCCCCTCGGAGAACGACAACAGTCAGTCAGAGGACTCTGTGGGCGGAGATAACGAGCTGGAGAACGGCATGGTCGCCCCGCAGAACTCCACCAAAGGCCAGCAGACCACCACCGGGCACAACAGAAAGAGACTTTTCACATTCCAGCTGAACAACATGGGAAAGACGGACTTCTCCCTCATCACGGACGACACACGGCAGATCCGCTTTGATGAGGGACACTTGCGGCTCAGTG ATCGTTCTTATCTTTCTTTGGACTGGGAGCCCGAGATGAAGAAGAAGTACTTTGACGACACAGTTGTTGAG GACTTTGACAAGCATGAGAGCATGGACTACAAGCCTCAGAAGAAAGCCTTCTTCAAGCTGAAAGACTGCATTGAACTGTTCACTACAAAGGAGAAACTGGGAGCCGAGGACCCTTG GTACTGTCCAAACTGTAAGCAGCACCAACAGGCCACCAAGAAACTGGACCTTTGGTCTTTGCCGCCGGTGCTGGTGGTCCACCTGAAGAGATTCTCCTACAGCCGCTACATGAGGGATAAACTCGACTCCCTCGTTGACTTCCCACTAAG CAATCTGGACATGTCGGAGTTTCTGATCAACCCCAACAGCGGACCGTGTCTTTACGACCTGATCGCTGTGTCCAACCACTATGGCGGCATGGGGGGAGGCCACT ATACTGCTTACGCTAAGAACACAGATGACGGAAAGTGGTACAACTTTGATGACAGCAGCGTGTCGCCTGCCAGTGAAGATCAAATAGTG TCCAAAGCGGGCTACGTACTCTTCTACCAGCGCCAGGACACGGTAAAAGGCACGGGATACTTTGCGCTCGACTGTGAGAAAGAGGAGGAtaacgaggaggaggaagaggaagaagaagaagcagacgacgacgatgaggaggaggaaaacGAAGAGCGACGAAGCGCCTGCTCTTCTTCTCCTGCCGGCGCtcccgccgccaccgccgcacAAAGCGAAGACCCGAATGAGAACAAGTGCAGGAAGAATGACAATGAGCCagaacaggaagaggaggaggtgccCAGTCGAGATGTCACCATGAGCGCCAACTGA
- the LOC131132132 gene encoding ubiquitin carboxyl-terminal hydrolase 15-like isoform X1, whose amino-acid sequence MAEGGAADLETQRGEVAALMKTQLKKGDTWYLVDSQWFKQWKKYVGFDSWDKYQMGDQHVYPGPVDNAGLLRDRDVLAIKEHLIDELDYILVPTDGWNKLVSWYGLMEGQEPIARKVVEQGMFVKHCKVEVYLTELKLCEDSNMDNVITRRFSKADTIDLIEKEMRKLFSIPDEKETRLWNRYMSNTFEPLNKPDSTIQDAGLYQGQVLVIEQKNEDGTWPRGSDAPKSSGASNLSALPKISPSSLSNNHNSSFNSRNVKNSTYSLPSYHSYSNSYDYSEQSRQSERPGLCGLSNLGNTCFMNSAVQCLSNIPPLTDYFLKDKYTSELNADNPLGMKGEIAKAYAELIKQLWSCKCSYVTPRPFKTQVGRFAPQFSGYQQQDSHELLAFLLDGLHEDLNRIRKKPYIQLKDANGRPDKVVAEEAWENHIKRNDSIIVDIFHGLFKSTLVCPVCAKVSVTFDPFCYLTLPLPMKKERTLEVYLVRLDPLAKPTQYKLTVPKVGSISDLCTSLSILSGLPAEKMIVTDIYSHRFHRIFATNDNLSSIMERDDIYVFELAVNRVEDTDHVVIPVHLREKYKQSGYNHTSTPLFGLPFLIAVPRTLSEDKLYNMLLIRLCRFVRSSVEEDEDDCEESQSTKPHTVNGNTTNGLLEEGSPSEMETDEQDDESSQDQELPSENDNSQSEDSVGGDNELENGMVAPQNSTKGQQTTTGHNRKRLFTFQLNNMGKTDFSLITDDTRQIRFDEGHLRLSDRSYLSLDWEPEMKKKYFDDTVVEDFDKHESMDYKPQKKAFFKLKDCIELFTTKEKLGAEDPWYCPNCKQHQQATKKLDLWSLPPVLVVHLKRFSYSRYMRDKLDSLVDFPLSNLDMSEFLINPNSGPCLYDLIAVSNHYGGMGGGHYTAYAKNTDDGKWYNFDDSSVSPASEDQIVSKAGYVLFYQRQDTVKGTGYFALDCEKEEDNEEEEEEEEEADDDDEEEENEERRSACSSSPAGAPAATAAQSEDPNENKCRKNDNEPEQEEEEVPSRDVTMSAN is encoded by the exons ATGGCGGAAGGAGGAGCGGCCGATCTGGAAACCCAGAGAGGAGAGGTCGCGGCACTAATGAAAACGCAACTAAAAAAGGGGGACACTTG GTACTTGGTAGACAGTCAGTGGTTCAAACAGTGGAAGAAATATGTGGGATTTGACAGCTGGGACAAATATCAAATGGGGGACCAGCATGTCTACCCTGGACCAGTTGATAACGCTGGTCTTCTCAGAG ATAGGGATGTTCTGGCTATCAAGGAACATCTCATTGATGAGCTGGACTACATCCTTGTGCCGACGGACGGCTGGAATAAGCTCGTCAGCTGGTATGGGCTGATGGAGGGCCAGGAGCCAATTGCGCGCAAG GTGGTCGAGCAAGGTATGTTTGTGAAGCACTGCAAGGTTGAGGTGTACCTGACCGAGCTAAAGCTATGCGAGGACAGCAACATGGACAATGTGATCACCAGGCGCTTTAGTAAAGCTGACACAATAG ATCTAATAGAGAAGGAGATGCGGAAACTGTTCAGCATCCCAGATGAAAAGGAAACCAGACTTTGGAATAGGTACATGAGCAACACGTTTGAGCCTCTCAACAAACCCGACAGCACCATCCAAGATGCTGGCCTCTATCAAGGACAG GTTCTCGTAATAGAGCAGAAGAATGAGGATGGCACATGGCCCCGAGGCTCAGACGCACCCAA GTCATCTGGTGCTTCCAATCTCTCTGCTTTGCCAAAGATCTCGCCTTCATCTCTCTCAAACAATCATAACAGCAGCTTCAACAGCAGGAA TGTGAAGAATTCGACCTATAGCCTACCATCCTACCACTCCTACAGTAACAGCTATGACTACTCAGAGCAGAGTAGGCAAAGTGAGCGTCCGGGCCTGTGTGGACTGTCGAACCTGGGAAATACCTGCTTCATGAACTCTGCCGTGCAG TGTTTAAGTAATATCCCTCCCCTCACGGACTACTTCCTCAAAGACAAGTACACCAGTGAGCTGAATGCAGACAACCCACTGGGCATGAAGGGAGAGATTGCCAAAGCCTATGCTGAGCTTATCAAGCAGCTGTGGTCCTGCAAGTGCAGCTACGTTACCCCAAGGCCTTTCAAG ACACAGGTGGGCCGCTTCGCCCCTCAATTCTCAGGCTACCAGCAGCAAGACTCTCATGAACTGCTGGCTTTTCTTCTGGATGGTCTTCACGAGGACTTGAACCGGATTAGGAAGAAGCCTTACATACAGCTAAAAGATGCCAACGGCCGGCCTGATAAG GTGGTGGCAGAGGAAGCTTGGGAGAACCACATTAAGAGGAACGACTCCATAATTGTGGACATCTTTCATGGTCTGTTTAAGTCCACCTTGGTGTGTCCTGTGTGCGCCAAGGTCTCGGTGACTTTTGATCCTTTCTGCTACTTGACACTGCCTTTGCCCATGAAGAAGGAGCGCACACTGGAGGTTTATCTAGTCAGGTTGGACCCCCTGGCCAAACCCACACAG tacaaACTAACCGTGCCAAAGGTGGGCTCCATCTCTGACCTGTGTACCTCCCTCTCCATCCTGTCCGGGCTTCCTGCTGAGAAG ATGATTGTAACAGACATCTACAGCCACCGTTTTCATCGGATCTTCGCCACCAATGACAATCTCAGCAGCATCATGGAGAGAGATGACATCTACGT CTTTGAGTTAGCGGTGAATCGGGTGGAGGACACGGACCACGTCGTCATCCCTGTGCACCTGAGGGAAAAGTATAAACAGTCGGGATACAACCACACCAGCACGCCGCTGTTCGGATTGCCTTTCCTCATCGCCGTTCCCAGGACGCTCAGCGAGGACAAACTCTACAACATGCTGCTAATTCGCCTATG CCGATTTGTGAGATCGTCTGTcgaggaagatgaagatgacTGCGAAGAGAGTCAGTCCACCAAACCACACACTGTCAATGGCAACACTACTAATGGCCTCCTGGAGGAGGGGTCGCCAA GTGAGATGGAGACTGACGAGCAGGACGATGAGTCCAGTCAGGATCAAGAGCTCCCCTCGGAGAACGACAACAGTCAGTCAGAGGACTCTGTGGGCGGAGATAACGAGCTGGAGAACGGCATGGTCGCCCCGCAGAACTCCACCAAAGGCCAGCAGACCACCACCGGGCACAACAGAAAGAGACTTTTCACATTCCAGCTGAACAACATGGGAAAGACGGACTTCTCCCTCATCACGGACGACACACGGCAGATCCGCTTTGATGAGGGACACTTGCGGCTCAGTG ATCGTTCTTATCTTTCTTTGGACTGGGAGCCCGAGATGAAGAAGAAGTACTTTGACGACACAGTTGTTGAG GACTTTGACAAGCATGAGAGCATGGACTACAAGCCTCAGAAGAAAGCCTTCTTCAAGCTGAAAGACTGCATTGAACTGTTCACTACAAAGGAGAAACTGGGAGCCGAGGACCCTTG GTACTGTCCAAACTGTAAGCAGCACCAACAGGCCACCAAGAAACTGGACCTTTGGTCTTTGCCGCCGGTGCTGGTGGTCCACCTGAAGAGATTCTCCTACAGCCGCTACATGAGGGATAAACTCGACTCCCTCGTTGACTTCCCACTAAG CAATCTGGACATGTCGGAGTTTCTGATCAACCCCAACAGCGGACCGTGTCTTTACGACCTGATCGCTGTGTCCAACCACTATGGCGGCATGGGGGGAGGCCACT ATACTGCTTACGCTAAGAACACAGATGACGGAAAGTGGTACAACTTTGATGACAGCAGCGTGTCGCCTGCCAGTGAAGATCAAATAGTG TCCAAAGCGGGCTACGTACTCTTCTACCAGCGCCAGGACACGGTAAAAGGCACGGGATACTTTGCGCTCGACTGTGAGAAAGAGGAGGAtaacgaggaggaggaagaggaagaagaagaagcagacgacgacgatgaggaggaggaaaacGAAGAGCGACGAAGCGCCTGCTCTTCTTCTCCTGCCGGCGCtcccgccgccaccgccgcacAAAGCGAAGACCCGAATGAGAACAAGTGCAGGAAGAATGACAATGAGCCagaacaggaagaggaggaggtgccCAGTCGAGATGTCACCATGAGCGCCAACTGA
- the LOC131132132 gene encoding ubiquitin carboxyl-terminal hydrolase 15-like isoform X3, with amino-acid sequence MLLCCWWCLRSEAVELDSRRVDHRVLNCEASASATIPAVSLDQWEQETANAASQPPQSVKNSTYSLPSYHSYSNSYDYSEQSRQSERPGLCGLSNLGNTCFMNSAVQCLSNIPPLTDYFLKDKYTSELNADNPLGMKGEIAKAYAELIKQLWSCKCSYVTPRPFKTQVGRFAPQFSGYQQQDSHELLAFLLDGLHEDLNRIRKKPYIQLKDANGRPDKVVAEEAWENHIKRNDSIIVDIFHGLFKSTLVCPVCAKVSVTFDPFCYLTLPLPMKKERTLEVYLVRLDPLAKPTQYKLTVPKVGSISDLCTSLSILSGLPAEKMIVTDIYSHRFHRIFATNDNLSSIMERDDIYVFELAVNRVEDTDHVVIPVHLREKYKQSGYNHTSTPLFGLPFLIAVPRTLSEDKLYNMLLIRLCRFVRSSVEEDEDDCEESQSTKPHTVNGNTTNGLLEEGSPSEMETDEQDDESSQDQELPSENDNSQSEDSVGGDNELENGMVAPQNSTKGQQTTTGHNRKRLFTFQLNNMGKTDFSLITDDTRQIRFDEGHLRLSDRSYLSLDWEPEMKKKYFDDTVVEDFDKHESMDYKPQKKAFFKLKDCIELFTTKEKLGAEDPWYCPNCKQHQQATKKLDLWSLPPVLVVHLKRFSYSRYMRDKLDSLVDFPLSNLDMSEFLINPNSGPCLYDLIAVSNHYGGMGGGHYTAYAKNTDDGKWYNFDDSSVSPASEDQIVSKAGYVLFYQRQDTVKGTGYFALDCEKEEDNEEEEEEEEEADDDDEEEENEERRSACSSSPAGAPAATAAQSEDPNENKCRKNDNEPEQEEEEVPSRDVTMSAN; translated from the exons ATGCTCCTGTGTTGCTGGTGGTGCCTGAGGTCTGAAGCGGTGGAGCTGGACAGCCGAAGGGTGGACCACCGCGTGCTGAACTGTGAGGCCAGTGCCTCCGCCACCATCCCGGCGGTTTCTCTTGACCAGTGGGAGCAGGAAACGGCCAACGCTGCCTCGCAGCCCCCTCAGAG TGTGAAGAATTCGACCTATAGCCTACCATCCTACCACTCCTACAGTAACAGCTATGACTACTCAGAGCAGAGTAGGCAAAGTGAGCGTCCGGGCCTGTGTGGACTGTCGAACCTGGGAAATACCTGCTTCATGAACTCTGCCGTGCAG TGTTTAAGTAATATCCCTCCCCTCACGGACTACTTCCTCAAAGACAAGTACACCAGTGAGCTGAATGCAGACAACCCACTGGGCATGAAGGGAGAGATTGCCAAAGCCTATGCTGAGCTTATCAAGCAGCTGTGGTCCTGCAAGTGCAGCTACGTTACCCCAAGGCCTTTCAAG ACACAGGTGGGCCGCTTCGCCCCTCAATTCTCAGGCTACCAGCAGCAAGACTCTCATGAACTGCTGGCTTTTCTTCTGGATGGTCTTCACGAGGACTTGAACCGGATTAGGAAGAAGCCTTACATACAGCTAAAAGATGCCAACGGCCGGCCTGATAAG GTGGTGGCAGAGGAAGCTTGGGAGAACCACATTAAGAGGAACGACTCCATAATTGTGGACATCTTTCATGGTCTGTTTAAGTCCACCTTGGTGTGTCCTGTGTGCGCCAAGGTCTCGGTGACTTTTGATCCTTTCTGCTACTTGACACTGCCTTTGCCCATGAAGAAGGAGCGCACACTGGAGGTTTATCTAGTCAGGTTGGACCCCCTGGCCAAACCCACACAG tacaaACTAACCGTGCCAAAGGTGGGCTCCATCTCTGACCTGTGTACCTCCCTCTCCATCCTGTCCGGGCTTCCTGCTGAGAAG ATGATTGTAACAGACATCTACAGCCACCGTTTTCATCGGATCTTCGCCACCAATGACAATCTCAGCAGCATCATGGAGAGAGATGACATCTACGT CTTTGAGTTAGCGGTGAATCGGGTGGAGGACACGGACCACGTCGTCATCCCTGTGCACCTGAGGGAAAAGTATAAACAGTCGGGATACAACCACACCAGCACGCCGCTGTTCGGATTGCCTTTCCTCATCGCCGTTCCCAGGACGCTCAGCGAGGACAAACTCTACAACATGCTGCTAATTCGCCTATG CCGATTTGTGAGATCGTCTGTcgaggaagatgaagatgacTGCGAAGAGAGTCAGTCCACCAAACCACACACTGTCAATGGCAACACTACTAATGGCCTCCTGGAGGAGGGGTCGCCAA GTGAGATGGAGACTGACGAGCAGGACGATGAGTCCAGTCAGGATCAAGAGCTCCCCTCGGAGAACGACAACAGTCAGTCAGAGGACTCTGTGGGCGGAGATAACGAGCTGGAGAACGGCATGGTCGCCCCGCAGAACTCCACCAAAGGCCAGCAGACCACCACCGGGCACAACAGAAAGAGACTTTTCACATTCCAGCTGAACAACATGGGAAAGACGGACTTCTCCCTCATCACGGACGACACACGGCAGATCCGCTTTGATGAGGGACACTTGCGGCTCAGTG ATCGTTCTTATCTTTCTTTGGACTGGGAGCCCGAGATGAAGAAGAAGTACTTTGACGACACAGTTGTTGAG GACTTTGACAAGCATGAGAGCATGGACTACAAGCCTCAGAAGAAAGCCTTCTTCAAGCTGAAAGACTGCATTGAACTGTTCACTACAAAGGAGAAACTGGGAGCCGAGGACCCTTG GTACTGTCCAAACTGTAAGCAGCACCAACAGGCCACCAAGAAACTGGACCTTTGGTCTTTGCCGCCGGTGCTGGTGGTCCACCTGAAGAGATTCTCCTACAGCCGCTACATGAGGGATAAACTCGACTCCCTCGTTGACTTCCCACTAAG CAATCTGGACATGTCGGAGTTTCTGATCAACCCCAACAGCGGACCGTGTCTTTACGACCTGATCGCTGTGTCCAACCACTATGGCGGCATGGGGGGAGGCCACT ATACTGCTTACGCTAAGAACACAGATGACGGAAAGTGGTACAACTTTGATGACAGCAGCGTGTCGCCTGCCAGTGAAGATCAAATAGTG TCCAAAGCGGGCTACGTACTCTTCTACCAGCGCCAGGACACGGTAAAAGGCACGGGATACTTTGCGCTCGACTGTGAGAAAGAGGAGGAtaacgaggaggaggaagaggaagaagaagaagcagacgacgacgatgaggaggaggaaaacGAAGAGCGACGAAGCGCCTGCTCTTCTTCTCCTGCCGGCGCtcccgccgccaccgccgcacAAAGCGAAGACCCGAATGAGAACAAGTGCAGGAAGAATGACAATGAGCCagaacaggaagaggaggaggtgccCAGTCGAGATGTCACCATGAGCGCCAACTGA